The following are from one region of the Cloacibacterium sp. TD35 genome:
- a CDS encoding GNAT family N-acetyltransferase, translating to MDFSIQPILETNKVRLIPLQESDFERLYQVASDPLVWEQHPNKNRFQRDIFRNFFDGALISEGAFIIIDKVSNEVAGSTRFYSYDEDENSIFIGYTFYGRKFWGGQLNPIVKKMMLDYIFQYVDLVKFHVGAENWRSRKAMEKLGAELKGEVMVAYHGESTKQNVEYWIKKENWK from the coding sequence ATGGATTTCAGCATACAACCCATTTTAGAAACGAATAAAGTAAGATTGATTCCGCTTCAGGAATCAGATTTCGAAAGATTGTATCAAGTAGCTTCAGACCCTTTGGTTTGGGAACAGCATCCGAATAAAAACCGTTTTCAAAGAGATATTTTTAGAAATTTTTTTGATGGAGCCCTTATTTCTGAAGGCGCTTTTATAATCATTGATAAAGTAAGCAATGAAGTGGCTGGAAGTACCAGATTTTACAGTTATGACGAAGATGAAAACTCTATTTTTATAGGCTATACTTTTTATGGTAGAAAATTTTGGGGAGGTCAGTTGAATCCTATTGTAAAAAAAATGATGCTAGATTACATTTTCCAGTATGTAGATTTGGTGAAGTTTCATGTAGGCGCAGAAAATTGGCGTTCAAGAAAAGCCATGGAAAAATTAGGAGCCGAATTGAAAGGCGAAGTAATGGTAGCGTATCACGGCGAATCTACCAAACAAAACGTAGAATATTGGATTAAAAAAGAAAACTGGAAATAG
- a CDS encoding YgaP family membrane protein codes for MKTRVIHGFAGTMILTSLLLGIFVHQNWFWLTGFVGANLFQNAFTNWCLLSTILEKLGLKDEKDTCCN; via the coding sequence ATGAAGACAAGAGTAATCCACGGGTTCGCAGGAACCATGATATTAACAAGTTTATTACTGGGAATTTTTGTACATCAAAATTGGTTTTGGTTAACAGGTTTCGTAGGTGCTAATTTGTTTCAAAACGCTTTTACCAACTGGTGTTTATTAAGTACCATTTTAGAAAAATTGGGCTTAAAAGACGAAAAAGACACTTGTTGTAACTAA
- a CDS encoding efflux RND transporter permease subunit — MEKGFAGRIAEFFINSKLTILLMIALMIIGVYSSTLIPREEEPQIIVPMADVMVGYPGASPKEVESRVVKPLEKIISNIKGVEHVHSMAMNGQAMIIVQFYVGEDTERSYVKLYDELMKNKNIFPKGVYEPMVKTRSIDDVPMLGLTLWSEKYNDYELRQMTEELSSEIKKIKDVSLTKVIGGRNRQLKVELDKDKMAELSIDALNVMQMIQANNGSSQSGSFDSNDTEYLLTTGQFLSSAEDVENLVVGTSQNMPVYLKQIAKVEDGAQSPVNYVSFGYGNAVENGKKFKSEYPAVTLSVSKVKGADAMKISEQILDKVEDLKKTLIPNDVHVEVTRNYGETASHKVSELLMHLGVAILAVTVLVMLAMGWRGGLVVFFSVPLTFALTLFSYYMLGYTLNRITLFALVFVVGIVVDDSIIIAENMHRHFHMKKLPFKQAAIYAINEVGNPTILATFTVIAAILPMAFVSGMMGPYMSPMPIGASIAMMLSLFVALTVTPYLGYHLLKVKDDEEHKEEQGMETSKIYKIYKKIEQPFLDSGKKRWTMMGITVVLLLISMLAFGTKWVAVKMLPFDNKNEIQVVIDMPEGTTLERTASVSQEIAQYLKTVPEVVNYQSYVGSSAPITFNGLVRHYDMRGQSNTADIQVNLLHKEDRDNQSHDVAKNIRPEIQKIAKKYNANVKIVEVPPGPPVLSTIVAEIYGPDYDEQIKVANQVQNILNNTDDVVDVDWMVEAPQTEFKLVADKEKAMLNGVAPAQIVGNLTYLMGEHPIGNLYDEKSNDAVDIVMKLNDADKTSITDITDVKIKGQMGNMVPVSDLVKVQREELQKTIYRKDQKRVVYVLADMAGGLESPAYAILGMEEKLKKMELPKGYSINELYMNQPSNEDDYTVKWDGEWQITLEVFRDLGAAFAVVIIIIYMLIVGWFQNFKTPMVMMVAIPLSLIGIVLGHWLLGAFFTATSFIGMIALAGVMVRNSVLLIDFIEIRLNEGIPIKQAIIEAGAVRTTPILLTTGAVVIGAVIILFDPIFQGLAISLVFGAIVSTLLTLIVIPLIYYMTEKKKWEKIHADEKSEYGEISSDDNL; from the coding sequence ATGGAAAAAGGATTTGCAGGACGCATCGCCGAGTTTTTTATCAATTCAAAATTAACAATTTTGTTGATGATTGCATTGATGATTATTGGGGTGTACAGTTCCACATTGATACCAAGAGAAGAAGAGCCACAGATTATCGTTCCGATGGCAGACGTAATGGTAGGTTATCCCGGTGCTTCACCTAAAGAGGTAGAAAGCAGAGTGGTGAAACCATTAGAAAAAATCATCTCAAACATAAAAGGAGTAGAGCACGTTCATTCTATGGCAATGAACGGACAAGCCATGATTATCGTTCAGTTTTACGTAGGCGAAGATACAGAGCGTTCTTACGTGAAACTATATGACGAACTCATGAAAAATAAAAATATTTTTCCGAAAGGAGTGTATGAACCGATGGTGAAAACTCGTTCTATTGACGATGTTCCGATGCTGGGTTTAACACTTTGGAGTGAAAAATACAACGATTACGAACTTCGTCAGATGACAGAAGAATTGTCTTCGGAAATCAAAAAAATTAAAGATGTTTCTTTAACTAAAGTGATTGGGGGTAGAAACCGCCAGTTAAAAGTCGAATTAGATAAAGATAAAATGGCGGAATTAAGCATTGACGCATTAAACGTGATGCAAATGATTCAAGCCAATAACGGAAGTTCACAATCAGGAAGCTTTGATTCTAATGATACTGAATATCTATTGACTACAGGACAGTTTTTAAGTTCTGCAGAGGATGTAGAAAATTTGGTAGTAGGAACTTCGCAAAATATGCCCGTTTACCTGAAACAAATTGCAAAAGTAGAAGATGGAGCGCAATCTCCAGTGAATTATGTGAGTTTCGGTTATGGTAATGCAGTAGAAAATGGTAAAAAATTTAAGTCAGAATATCCTGCGGTTACGCTTTCTGTTTCTAAAGTGAAAGGAGCAGATGCGATGAAAATTTCTGAGCAAATTTTGGATAAAGTAGAAGATTTAAAGAAAACTTTAATTCCGAATGATGTTCATGTAGAAGTAACCAGAAACTATGGGGAAACAGCTTCTCATAAAGTTTCAGAATTATTGATGCACTTAGGTGTCGCGATTTTAGCAGTTACCGTTCTGGTAATGTTGGCAATGGGTTGGAGAGGCGGATTAGTCGTTTTCTTCTCAGTTCCTTTAACGTTTGCACTAACGCTTTTCAGTTATTATATGCTGGGTTACACGCTGAACAGAATTACGCTTTTCGCTCTAGTTTTCGTAGTGGGAATTGTGGTTGACGACAGTATTATTATTGCTGAAAATATGCACCGACACTTCCACATGAAGAAATTGCCATTCAAACAAGCGGCTATTTATGCGATTAATGAAGTAGGAAACCCAACCATTTTGGCTACGTTCACCGTAATTGCAGCTATTTTACCGATGGCTTTCGTAAGCGGAATGATGGGACCTTATATGTCTCCAATGCCAATTGGTGCTTCTATTGCCATGATGCTTTCATTGTTCGTAGCGTTAACCGTTACCCCTTATCTGGGTTATCATTTATTGAAAGTGAAAGATGACGAAGAGCACAAGGAAGAACAGGGTATGGAAACCAGCAAAATCTATAAAATTTACAAAAAAATAGAGCAGCCATTCTTAGACAGCGGTAAAAAACGTTGGACCATGATGGGGATTACCGTAGTGTTGCTATTGATTTCTATGTTGGCTTTCGGTACAAAATGGGTAGCGGTAAAAATGCTTCCTTTTGATAATAAAAATGAAATCCAAGTGGTGATTGATATGCCAGAAGGAACGACTCTGGAAAGAACGGCATCAGTTTCTCAGGAAATTGCGCAGTACCTGAAAACAGTTCCAGAAGTGGTAAATTATCAATCGTATGTAGGTTCATCAGCACCAATTACTTTCAATGGTTTGGTTCGTCACTATGATATGCGTGGACAAAGCAATACCGCTGATATTCAAGTGAATTTATTGCACAAAGAAGACAGAGATAACCAAAGCCACGATGTAGCAAAAAACATTCGTCCTGAAATTCAGAAAATTGCGAAAAAATACAATGCTAATGTGAAAATCGTAGAGGTTCCACCTGGTCCGCCAGTTTTATCAACCATTGTAGCAGAAATTTATGGTCCTGATTACGATGAGCAAATTAAAGTAGCTAATCAAGTTCAAAATATTCTGAACAATACAGATGATGTGGTAGATGTAGATTGGATGGTTGAAGCACCACAAACAGAATTCAAACTGGTTGCTGATAAAGAAAAAGCAATGTTGAACGGTGTTGCACCAGCGCAAATTGTAGGAAATCTTACGTATTTGATGGGCGAACACCCTATCGGGAATTTGTATGATGAGAAATCAAATGATGCAGTAGACATTGTCATGAAATTGAATGATGCGGATAAAACATCAATTACAGACATTACTGATGTAAAAATCAAAGGACAAATGGGTAATATGGTTCCCGTAAGTGATTTGGTGAAAGTTCAGCGCGAAGAATTACAGAAGACAATATACAGAAAAGACCAGAAAAGAGTAGTGTATGTATTAGCAGATATGGCAGGAGGTTTAGAAAGTCCAGCGTATGCAATTCTTGGAATGGAAGAAAAATTGAAAAAAATGGAACTTCCAAAAGGATATTCTATCAATGAATTATACATGAATCAACCAAGCAATGAAGACGATTATACCGTAAAATGGGATGGAGAATGGCAGATTACTTTAGAAGTTTTCCGTGATTTAGGGGCTGCTTTTGCAGTGGTAATTATCATTATCTACATGCTAATTGTTGGTTGGTTCCAGAATTTTAAAACGCCAATGGTCATGATGGTTGCCATTCCGCTTTCTTTGATTGGGATAGTATTAGGACACTGGTTATTAGGAGCTTTCTTCACCGCAACTTCATTCATCGGGATGATTGCTTTAGCGGGAGTCATGGTAAGAAACTCGGTATTGCTCATTGACTTTATAGAAATTCGACTTAATGAAGGAATTCCAATTAAACAAGCGATTATAGAAGCAGGAGCGGTAAGAACTACACCAATTTTATTAACAACGGGTGCAGTAGTTATAGGAGCGGTAATCATTTTATTCGACCCTATTTTCCAAGGATTAGCCATTTCATTGGTTTTTGGAGCAATTGTTTCTACTTTATTAACACTGATTGTAATTCCGTTGATTTATTACATGACCGAAAAGAAAAAATGGGAGAAAATACACGCAGATGAAAAAAGTGAATATGGTGAGATTTCTTCAGATGATAACCTATAA
- a CDS encoding efflux RND transporter periplasmic adaptor subunit codes for MKTYIYSALFLGSVFLASCSSDENKSAELNDKSIAVTVNKSATNAVGSNATASGKLVAKNSVNVSTRMMGYITAMQVEVGQYVNAGQLLVSINSTDIQAKGGQASANIAQAQANYNIAKKDFERFQNLYKNQSASQKELDDMRARYEMAQAGLQAAQQMKNEVNAQYRYTNVTAPISGTVTAKYASQGDMASPGMPLLTIESPGALQAQVLVSEQNITLLKSGMPVKVTLKSTNKEVSGTVSEISKSSTNTGGQYLVKINVPASKDLLPGMFVNVQFPFKNSGNVNQDFQDGVMIPKSAIVENGQLTGVYTISSQNTAVLRWVKVGKTFGNQVEILSGLNANDQYIISAEGKLFNGAKVTLK; via the coding sequence ATGAAAACATATATTTATTCAGCATTATTTTTAGGAAGCGTATTCCTTGCAAGTTGTTCTTCAGACGAAAATAAATCTGCAGAATTAAATGACAAATCTATCGCGGTTACCGTAAATAAATCTGCGACCAATGCAGTAGGTTCTAATGCCACAGCAAGTGGAAAATTAGTAGCTAAAAATTCTGTAAATGTTTCTACTAGAATGATGGGGTACATTACAGCGATGCAGGTAGAAGTAGGTCAGTATGTAAATGCAGGTCAACTTTTAGTAAGCATCAATAGTACAGATATTCAAGCAAAAGGCGGACAGGCTTCTGCGAACATAGCTCAAGCACAAGCCAATTATAATATTGCGAAAAAAGATTTTGAAAGATTTCAAAATTTATACAAAAATCAATCAGCTTCTCAAAAAGAATTAGATGATATGAGAGCGCGTTACGAAATGGCTCAAGCTGGTTTACAAGCTGCTCAGCAAATGAAAAATGAAGTAAACGCTCAGTACAGATATACCAATGTTACGGCACCTATTTCTGGTACAGTTACTGCGAAATATGCCAGTCAAGGTGATATGGCAAGTCCAGGAATGCCTTTGTTAACTATAGAATCTCCAGGAGCTTTACAGGCACAAGTTTTAGTTTCTGAACAGAATATAACCCTTTTAAAATCTGGAATGCCTGTAAAAGTAACTTTAAAATCTACCAATAAAGAAGTTTCGGGTACGGTTTCAGAAATCAGCAAATCTTCAACAAATACAGGTGGACAATACTTAGTGAAAATCAATGTTCCTGCTTCTAAAGATTTATTACCAGGGATGTTTGTGAATGTTCAGTTTCCTTTCAAAAATTCTGGAAATGTGAATCAGGATTTTCAAGATGGCGTAATGATTCCGAAGTCTGCAATTGTAGAAAACGGACAGTTAACAGGAGTTTACACCATAAGTTCACAAAATACCGCAGTTCTAAGATGGGTAAAAGTGGGTAAAACTTTCGGTAATCAAGTAGAAATTTTATCAGGTCTTAACGCTAATGACCAGTACATCATTTCAGCAGAAGGAAAATTGTTTAACGGTGCAAAAGTTACTTTAAAATAG
- a CDS encoding TolC family protein yields MRKFFTVVFVFSLILKGFSQDTIRISRAELEQRMVDQNLQVKLANDEAKLAQAELLGTRAMYLPNVNASYTFSNTNNPLYAFGSKLNQERITQMDFDPAKLNAPDAISNFATKIEVQQPIINMDAVYLKKAGQVKSEVLKIKAERTKEYIQFEFKKAYMQLQLAYRMLETLENAKATTLANKKVIDNYFKNGMIQKTEVLYIDVRVKEIENQIAYAQSNIKNASDYLYFLLDEESFNKVLKPTEQLEFQDQILENTVMLNVGRKDLQAYQKSLEAYDYLIKSTKAKFLPRLNAFGSFELYDNKFAQFGANGYLAGFQLSWNVFDGLKAKSEQEKYKAELTKVQTEITQYNKQSQLELNKANRQVQDAENKVNLTKLALEQSKEAYRIRKNRYDQGLEKSSDLLMSETTMSQKDLEYQQAIFEYNVALEYYKYLKQ; encoded by the coding sequence ATGAGAAAATTTTTTACTGTAGTTTTTGTTTTTTCGCTCATTCTGAAAGGTTTCTCACAAGATACCATCAGAATTTCTAGAGCAGAATTAGAACAAAGAATGGTAGACCAAAATCTTCAAGTGAAATTGGCTAATGACGAAGCCAAATTAGCACAGGCAGAACTATTGGGAACGAGAGCAATGTATTTACCAAACGTAAATGCTTCTTACACCTTTTCGAATACCAATAATCCTCTGTATGCTTTCGGTTCTAAATTGAATCAGGAGCGTATTACGCAAATGGATTTTGACCCAGCTAAATTAAATGCTCCAGATGCGATTTCTAATTTCGCTACTAAAATTGAGGTGCAACAACCCATCATCAATATGGATGCGGTGTATCTTAAAAAAGCAGGACAAGTAAAATCTGAAGTTTTAAAAATTAAAGCAGAAAGAACCAAAGAATACATTCAGTTTGAGTTCAAAAAAGCATATATGCAATTGCAATTAGCTTATAGAATGCTCGAAACACTTGAAAATGCAAAAGCAACTACGCTAGCCAACAAAAAAGTAATCGACAATTATTTCAAAAACGGAATGATTCAGAAAACGGAAGTGTTATACATAGATGTTCGTGTAAAAGAAATAGAAAATCAGATTGCTTATGCTCAATCTAACATAAAAAATGCTTCAGATTACCTTTATTTCTTGCTAGACGAAGAGTCCTTCAATAAGGTCTTAAAACCTACAGAACAATTAGAATTTCAAGACCAAATTTTAGAAAATACTGTTATGCTGAATGTGGGAAGAAAAGACTTGCAAGCATATCAAAAATCTCTAGAAGCGTACGATTATCTGATTAAATCTACCAAAGCCAAGTTTTTGCCAAGATTAAATGCTTTCGGCAGTTTTGAATTGTATGATAACAAATTCGCACAGTTTGGTGCAAATGGTTATTTGGCAGGATTTCAGCTTTCTTGGAATGTATTTGATGGATTAAAAGCAAAATCTGAACAAGAAAAATACAAAGCAGAATTGACTAAAGTTCAAACAGAAATAACTCAATACAATAAGCAGAGTCAGTTAGAACTCAATAAAGCAAATCGCCAAGTTCAAGATGCAGAAAACAAGGTAAACCTTACCAAACTAGCACTTGAACAAAGCAAAGAAGCGTATAGAATTCGTAAAAACAGATATGACCAAGGTTTAGAGAAATCTTCAGACTTATTAATGAGCGAAACCACCATGTCTCAAAAAGATTTGGAATACCAACAAGCTATTTTTGAATACAATGTCGCTTTAGAATACTATAAATATTTAAAACAATAA